TGGTGGTCATGGGGGGGCCGATGAATATCTACGAAGAAGAACAATTTCCCTGGCTCTCAGCAGAAAAGTTATTGATCAAGAAAGCCATCGACGATGGAAAGATCGTGCTTGGAGTCTGCCTCGGCGCCCAACTGATCGCCGACACACTTGGAGCCAAAATTACCCGCAATCGATACCGCGAAATTGGATGGTTTCCCTTAACCGAAATCCACTCGTCCATGAAAGACATCATTCCAGACGGAGCACTGGTCATGCACTGGCATGGCGACACCTTTACCCTTCCACCAGGGACCCAACGACTCGCCACGAGCGTGGCCTGCCAGAACCAAGGGTTCATTTACCAGCAACGGGTGATCGGGCTTCAGTTTCATCTGGAAACAACCGCAGAGGGCCTTGCCGCACTGATTGACCACTGCGGGAATGAGCTCACCCCCGACGCCCCCTACGTCCAGACCAGCCAAGAGCTGCTGAAACACCCAGATCGTCTCATCCATACCAACCAGATGATGTCGTCGCTACTCGACAACCTCTGCAGACAAAGATCAGCGCCCAAATAAATATACAGGCAGCAACAAGGTTGATGGCGTCGTAAAAAGCCCGACATACTGCGTTGCAGCGCACTTTTGCTCATTCGGCACACCATATGTGTGGCCTCATTCGCAAAAGCACACTACTCCTTGTATATCGGCCCTTTTACTTAGACATCCCGTGACTTTTTGCGAAACCATCAAGGTTAGTTTCTATCAAGATTGCCACAGCCACCATGAAAATGGTTCGCCAGCTTCCCCCTGTCAGACAAACTTTTCCAGCCCAAGGTGGCAAGCCAAAAAAGTCGTTGCCAAACACACTCCTTCATGAATCGTCAACTCCTTACCATCCTCCTGCTCTCCACCTTCATTGCCCTGCTCGGTATCGGAATAATCGTCCCCATCCTGCCGGTCTTTGCCACAACCCTTGGCGCCAACAGTTTAGCCCTGGGAATGATCATCGCCGCCTTTTCAATCTCCCGGGGATTGCTACAACCCGTAGTCGGAAACCTTTCCGACCGATGGGGACGCAAGGGTTTCCTCGCCTGCGGACTGCTGATTTACTGCCTGGTGGGCATGATCCTTCCCTTAGCACACTCTGTCTCAAACATCCTTGCCATCAGACTCCTCCATGGGGTGGGTTCAGCAATGATCGTTCCTGTTGCCATGGCCTATGTCAGTGACATGGCGCCTATCGGCCAGGAAGGCCGATATATGGGAATGCTGAATATCGCGATTTTTTCAGGAATTGGCGGCGGACCGCTGCTTGGAGGATTTTTTACCGACCACTGGGGGATGGCATCCGCCTTCTACGCCATGTCTGGTTTAAGCATCGTTGCCTTTCTGCTGGTGATCTCTCAACTCCCGACCCAGGATATCACGGAACCGAAAATACCTCGACCGAGTACCATCAGATCCTTAGGAATAATGTTCGCCACCCGGCGCACGAGAGGGATTCTCCTCGCGCGGATGACGACGATGATCGTCATGGTCCCAGCCATGGCCTTTACCCCACTACTCCTGAGCCAATGGTTCAACTCCAGCGGCACCCAAACCGGCATAGTCATCGCGGGCAGAACCTTAGCTAACGCCATCCTGCAGACCCCTTTCGGTCGGATGTCGGAACGACGTGACAAAGTAACCATGCTACAGACTGGCTGCATAATCATCAGCCTGGCTATTTGCCTAGTCCCAATGACCACGAGTTTCTGGCCGATCCTTATCTTATTTATTATCCTGGGAGTGGGTGAAGCCATGATCTGGCCAGTGCTCGGAGCGCTGGCAACAGAAGAAGGTCGGCGTTACGGCCAAGGAACCATGATGGGCGCCTTCAATACGGCCATGAGCGCCGGTATCTTTCTCGGTGCGGTTGGGGCCGGGATCTGCTCTGATCTTATCGGCTTAGGATGGTCTTTTTTTGTGATCGGTGTGACAGTACTGATTTCAAGTCTGCTGGCAACGCGATTAATCCGGGCGGGATGAGTACCCCTTGACAACGACTACACCAGATCGCGGTCCATGACTTCTGCCGCTTTCTTGCCAGCCACCAGACTTACCAAATCGTTAATATGCAGATAGAGACTTCTTGCCTGCTCCTGAACCGACTGGGTGGCCGCAGCCAACTCCTCGGATCCTGCAGCCAAGGCCTGGGTTTCCGACTCCATACTGGTGATGGTGGTATTAATCTGACTGACGCCGATGGTCTGTTGATGTGAAGCCGTACTGATCTCCTCCACCAACATCGCTGTCTTTTTGGTACTCTCGGCAATAACCTTCATCGCCCCATCAACCTTATCGACCGTTCCCAAGCCATCCCTGACATTATTAACAGCCACCTCGATCAACTGATGAATATTCCTGGCGGCATCCGAACTCCGCTGAGCAAGATTCCGAACCTCATCGGCCACCACCGCAAATCCGGCCCCGGCCTCTCCTGCCCTGGCCGCCTCGACAGCCGCATTCAGGGCCAGCAGGTTAGTCTGGAAGGCGATACCCTCTATTTCAGTAATGATCTGGGATATCTTATCACTGTCACTCTTAATCTTACCCATATTCTGCTTCATACCCTCGACATCGCTACCGGCACGGACGATAATCTCCTGATTCTGGCGCATGGCGATATTGGCATTACTGGCATTATCATCATTTTGTCTGACCATGGCAGTAATCTCCTCCAACGAAGAACTGGTCTGTTCCAGGGCCGCCGCCATACTGGAAGAGATATCGGCATTGGCCTGAGACGAATGAGACGTGACTTGAGTCTCACCAATTATCTGCTGGGCATTCAACTCCAGCGAGGCAACAACCCGTTTTACTTCGCTAATAATCGTTTCAACCGCCCGACCAGTGGCTGCCAGAATAATCACCAACACACCTAAGGCGGCTGCAAAAAAGTAAACCGTAAACGTCCTGACTTCTTCCTTTTTCTGCTCCCTCATCATATCGAGATCCTCTCGCATATGAGAGACAACCTCCTTCGAGTTCTCCATCACGCCAAGATAAGCATCATTATATTCTCCCTCAAAAATCTCCTGAGCCTTCTCAGTATCACCATCGACCATGGCAGAGGCAATTGAGCCAGTCGCAAGCTCAACCATGTGCTGCCAATCTGCTCCCAACTCGGCAACATGAGTAGTAAATTCCTCAGCCCCCTTAAGAGAATGACACGAAAGACAATGCTGCCCCTCTCCCTTGCCGGTCACGACGTTCTCAAGTTCAGCAAACAACGATGAGATTCTTTCCACATTACCGGCAATTTCGCTGCTACCTTCCTCCCCCTCTACTATCTGGGTTTTGATCTGGCTGTTCAGCATCACCAGATTGACCCGAGTCCTGGCTACGAGATCAATGGTGTCATATTTCATCTCAATACCATTATAAGCCGCTCCTCCAATCTTAACGCGCGAAACAAGCCACGTAGATGAAGCCACAATGGAAAGAAGTCCACAACTTAAAAAAATCACCAAGAAAATTAATTTTTTCCGCAAGCTCATCAGAAATTCCCTACCGCATCGTTAAAAAATTAGCGCTCACCGGGAGCAAAAAAGTAGCTAAAACCAGCCTCCAACAATCTCTGGTTCTTCACTTGACATTAACACCCAGGACCAATTTGGGCGGGCGTGAACAAAGTATAGCAAGCGGATTCCGACAAAGTAAAGCAAGATTTTTTTTGTGGATAATAATACCGAAAGAATAGGGTG
The Desulfobulbaceae bacterium genome window above contains:
- a CDS encoding amidotransferase: MRIHALQHVVFEGLGSIETWAKNNKAPITYSQMYADANLPSVDDFDFLVVMGGPMNIYEEEQFPWLSAEKLLIKKAIDDGKIVLGVCLGAQLIADTLGAKITRNRYREIGWFPLTEIHSSMKDIIPDGALVMHWHGDTFTLPPGTQRLATSVACQNQGFIYQQRVIGLQFHLETTAEGLAALIDHCGNELTPDAPYVQTSQELLKHPDRLIHTNQMMSSLLDNLCRQRSAPK
- a CDS encoding MFS transporter, whose translation is MASQKSRCQTHSFMNRQLLTILLLSTFIALLGIGIIVPILPVFATTLGANSLALGMIIAAFSISRGLLQPVVGNLSDRWGRKGFLACGLLIYCLVGMILPLAHSVSNILAIRLLHGVGSAMIVPVAMAYVSDMAPIGQEGRYMGMLNIAIFSGIGGGPLLGGFFTDHWGMASAFYAMSGLSIVAFLLVISQLPTQDITEPKIPRPSTIRSLGIMFATRRTRGILLARMTTMIVMVPAMAFTPLLLSQWFNSSGTQTGIVIAGRTLANAILQTPFGRMSERRDKVTMLQTGCIIISLAICLVPMTTSFWPILILFIILGVGEAMIWPVLGALATEEGRRYGQGTMMGAFNTAMSAGIFLGAVGAGICSDLIGLGWSFFVIGVTVLISSLLATRLIRAG